In Nitrospiraceae bacterium, the following are encoded in one genomic region:
- a CDS encoding SGNH/GDSL hydrolase family protein: protein MILRIAPLYRSSSLLLLNTIVGLLLLNCLLAGLFWLIDVFGDPARSAEATTHKASGPFFNADGSPIDNGKRSSYQLEWFDFNGYGLDDQQYASEVLDEFYELALEGMAYQPWVLFSEPPFQGKRVRVEVDTQGFPHRRTVNPENSAGLPEVTILALGGSTTFGYNVSDEQTWPSYLAALLNERARALNLAVHVSVLNYGRGYYYPSQETVLLVDLIRAGHRPSAVLFLDGVNWGESGDVPNLYRRAEQQFHRLQFAEGVDWPQVVGSMTDNIPMVRLAHAIARRVSLAGQRSVAQQVAAAGEISVDHIVNSFSQNRVLATAICRSYGIEPYFFLQPHALYNYTPGLYRRPLTHDATVWAGQVQRVYPRLEAESGFINLSGLFKRWGQDKKAIIDELHYNPAFHRFLAQQIADHIDLKSMKPRSVPLDQQAATGLPRELIQTN, encoded by the coding sequence GTGATTCTTCGAATTGCCCCACTGTACCGGTCATCGTCCCTTCTGCTGCTCAACACGATCGTTGGGTTGCTCCTGCTCAATTGTCTCCTCGCTGGTCTGTTTTGGCTCATCGACGTTTTTGGCGACCCTGCTCGCTCGGCGGAAGCCACAACGCACAAGGCAAGTGGTCCCTTTTTCAATGCCGATGGATCTCCCATCGACAACGGCAAGCGCTCGTCGTATCAATTGGAATGGTTTGATTTCAACGGCTATGGACTCGATGATCAGCAATATGCGTCGGAGGTGCTGGATGAGTTCTATGAACTCGCCCTCGAAGGGATGGCGTATCAGCCCTGGGTGCTGTTCTCTGAGCCGCCGTTTCAGGGCAAACGTGTGAGGGTTGAGGTTGATACACAAGGGTTCCCGCACCGGCGTACGGTCAATCCCGAGAATTCGGCAGGGTTGCCGGAAGTCACGATCCTGGCCTTGGGAGGAAGCACGACCTTCGGCTATAACGTGTCGGACGAACAGACGTGGCCGAGCTATTTGGCCGCGCTGCTCAATGAGCGGGCGAGAGCATTGAACCTGGCCGTTCACGTCTCCGTACTGAACTACGGCAGGGGCTACTACTATCCGAGCCAGGAAACCGTGCTGCTGGTCGATCTCATTCGTGCGGGGCACCGTCCGAGCGCGGTGCTGTTCTTGGATGGAGTCAACTGGGGGGAGAGCGGTGACGTCCCCAATTTATATCGTCGGGCGGAACAACAGTTCCATCGATTGCAGTTTGCCGAGGGGGTCGACTGGCCCCAGGTAGTCGGGTCCATGACTGACAATATCCCCATGGTCCGGCTCGCGCACGCCATTGCACGCCGAGTGTCGCTTGCGGGGCAGCGGAGCGTGGCGCAACAGGTTGCGGCGGCGGGGGAGATCAGCGTCGACCATATCGTGAATAGCTTCAGTCAGAACCGCGTTCTCGCCACCGCCATCTGCCGATCCTACGGCATCGAACCGTATTTTTTCCTTCAACCCCATGCCCTGTATAACTACACCCCCGGTCTCTATCGGAGACCACTGACGCACGATGCCACCGTCTGGGCCGGACAAGTGCAGCGGGTCTATCCACGGCTGGAGGCGGAATCCGGATTCATCAATCTCAGCGGCCTCTTCAAACGATGGGGACAGGACAAGAAGGCCATCATTGATGAACTTCATTACAATCCCGCCTTCCACCGATTCCTTGCCCAACAGATCGCCGATCATATCGATCTGAAGAGCATGAAGCCTCGGTCGGTTCCCCTGGACCAGCAGGCCGCTACGGGCTTGCCCCGAGAGTTGATTCAAACCAATTGA
- a CDS encoding DUF3015 domain-containing protein has translation MSRHHIAAAIVIGSILVAYAVDTQAGGNPDNGPGCGLGKLAWMDYSGPKQIAPQVMMATTNATFGSQTFGISSGTSGCTNDGVVMKSKHVSLTSGSFKSLEQEMAQGQGEHLAALATLLGIQEQDQPAFFRLLQEKYSTLIPSEHATPLSMLEAIRAAMAEHPLLRQTAFVTDPSWEENK, from the coding sequence ATGAGCCGACATCACATAGCGGCAGCGATCGTCATAGGCAGCATCTTGGTCGCCTACGCCGTCGACACGCAGGCCGGGGGCAACCCCGACAATGGCCCTGGCTGTGGACTAGGGAAGTTGGCCTGGATGGATTACAGCGGGCCCAAGCAGATCGCCCCTCAAGTCATGATGGCCACCACCAACGCCACGTTCGGCAGCCAAACGTTCGGGATTTCTTCCGGCACCTCAGGCTGCACGAATGATGGCGTCGTGATGAAAAGCAAGCACGTGAGTCTCACCTCCGGATCCTTCAAGAGTCTGGAGCAGGAAATGGCCCAGGGACAGGGCGAACACTTGGCCGCGTTGGCCACGCTGCTCGGGATCCAAGAACAAGATCAACCGGCGTTTTTCCGGCTGCTCCAGGAGAAATACAGCACATTGATTCCGTCCGAGCACGCGACCCCGCTCTCGATGTTGGAAGCGATCCGAGCCGCTATGGCGGAACATCCGCTGTTGAGGCAGACCGCCTTCGTCACCGATCCATCCTGGGAAGAAAACAAGTAA